AACGGCTGGGCCACCACCGGCTCCTGGACCGCGAAGTCCACCAGCACCGGCAACACCGAGACCCTCACCGTCAGCAATCCGCCCGCCGGGCCGGTCTACATCAGCCTGTACGCCCAGCAGGGTTTCACCGGCGCCACCGTGAAGACCCTCTACTGACCCGCACCTCCCGCGCGCACCGGACCGCCCCGGCGGGGACGCACCAGCGCCCCGCCGGGGCGGTCCCGTACCCGGCGTCCCGGCGTCCCGTACCCGGCGTCCTGGCGTCCCGCATCCGGCGTCCTGGCGTCCCGCATCCGGGTCCCGGTGTCCCGTACCCGACTCCGTACCCGGCGTCCCGGTGTCCCGCATCCGGCGTCCTGGCGTCCCGCATCCGGGTCCCGGTGTCCCGTACCCGACTCCGTACCCGACTCCCGGTGTCCCGCATCCGGTGCCCGTCCGCCGGGAACAGCGGTGCCGGCCGGCCCCGGGGCTTAACCTTGATCGTGCAGCCGGAAGGCCGGCGACAAGGGGGGCACCACATGGCAGAGCCGGAACGTCCGTATCCGACCGAGGAGTTCCTGCGAGCGTGCCGGGCGGAGATCGCCTCGGCCAGGCGGCACGACGGCTCGCCGCGCGGCACCGACACCGTCCTGCTGCACAGCGGGCGGCAGACCGGCGGCGGCGAACTCCGCGAGTACGTGTTCCGCTGCAAGAACTGGCGCGACACCCTGGACGGCCGCGCCCTGCTGGTCCGGCCCGAGGGCTCCCAGCGGGACTGGTCGCCGGCCGAGGTGACCCGCGGCCCGGACGGCGCCGTCCGGGTGCTGACCGCCGCCGACCTCGGCGCCGACCGGGCCAGGGCCGAACTCCGCGAGGACGACGCCGGCAACTGGGTCGCCCTGGTCAAGCGCCTCGAAGCGGTGGGCGGCCCGGAGAGCCGGCTGGAGACCGCCATCGCCGGCCTGGTGCTCGACCAGGGGGACGCCGCGGTGGGCCAGGTGCCGGACCCGCACCGCTGGGTGGCCGGCTGGCACGGGCTGCAGCTGAACGACCGTCAGCGCCGGGCCGTGGCGCAGGCCCTCGGCAGCCGGGCGCTCTTCCTCTGGGGCCCGCCCGGCACCGGCAAGACCGACGTCGTCTCGTACATCGCCGAGGGCTGCTACCGGCAGGGGCACAGGGTGCTCTTCCTCGCCCCCACCAACGTCGCGGTCGACCAGGCGCTGGAGCGGATCTGCGAACTGCTGGAGCGGGAGAGCGGATTCGACTCCGGCCTGGTGCAGCGCGCCGGCAAGCTCGTCGTGCCCAGCCTCGCCCGGCGCTTCGGCGAGCAGGTCGACGAGGAGCGGATCACCGCCCGGGTGCACGCCGAGATCGACGCCCGGCTCGCCCGCGCCAAACCGGAACTGGACGACGTACGGGCCGCCCTGGCCCGCCACGACGAGAGTCTGCGACTGACCGAGAGCCTGGACGGCGCCCGGACCCGGCAGCGCGAGGCCGCGGTCGAGCGCGACGCAGCCGGCCACCGGCTGCTGGTCGCCGACGCCGCCGCGGCCGCGCTCCGCCTCCAACTCGCCCAGGCGCCATCGGCCCAGGGCTGGGGCGCCGACCGCAAGCAGGCCAGGCTGGACGAGCTGCGCGCGGAGCTCGCCGGGCAGATCGAGGCCACCGAGGCCGCCGCCCGGACCCAGCGGGACGCCGCCGCGCGCGCCGCTCGGGCCGAGGCCGGCATCCCCGCCCTGGAGGCACAGCGGCAGCGCGCCGTCGCGGCCCTGACCGGCACCCCGCCCCGAGCCGGGCTGGAGGCCCGGGCGAAGGAACTGCACCAGCAGATCCAGACGCTGGACGCCGAGCGGCGCCGGCTCCAGGACGCCGTCCGGGCCCGCTGCCGGGTGCTCGGCACCACCGTCGCCCGGGCCGTGCAGTCCCGCCGGCTGATGGACGAGATCGACGTCGTGGTGATCGACGAGGCCGGCATGGTCGACCTCCCGTCCGCCTGGGTCGCGGCCGGCCTGGCCGGCAAGCGGGTGGTGGTGGCCGGGGACTTCCGCCAACTGCCCGCCGTCACCAAGGCGGCCGGCGACGACGCCGACAAGGACCAGCAGCCGCACTCGCGGCAGTGGGCGGCCAGGGACGCCTTCCACGCGGCCGGACTGGTCGGTCCGGACGGCGCCGCCCGCGGCCGCGACCCGCGCCTGGTCGGCCTGGACACCCAGTACCGGATGCACCCGGCGATCTGCGGGCTCGTCAACGCGGTCGCCTACCCGGACGCGCCGCTGCGCACCGGGCGACCGGACGGTAGCCGGCTGCCGGAGTCGCCGCTGCTGCCCGGCCCGCTCGTCCTGCTCGACACCTCCGGCCAGCGGGTGCCCGGCGGCGGCGCGGGGGCCCACCGGACCAACGCGGTGCACGAGGCGGTGATCCACGAGCTGGTCCGCGGCCTGCAGTACGACGGGGTCCTGCCCGCCCGGCTCTCCGCCGCGGTGGAGGGCGTGCCCGGGCCCGGCGCGCAGCTGGCGGTGATCGCGCCGTACAAGGACCAGGTGCGGCGGCTGAGCGAGGGGCTGCGGCACCGCTTCGGGGAGGAGTACGAGGGGCTGGTCGACACCGTGCACCGGTTCCAGGGCAGCCAGCGGCCGCTGGTGGTGATCGACATGGTGGCCGGGGCGGGGGCCAAGCCCGGTTACTTCTACGAGGGGACGGGGCTGTCCTCCACCACCACCCGGCTGCTCAACGTCGCGGCCAGCCGGGCCCAGGACCACCTGGTGGTGGTCGCCGACGTGGCGCACCTGCGCGAGCACCTGGCCCCGCACAGCGAGGCGCTGGTGATGCTGGACCACCTGGAGCGGCACGCCGTCCGGCTCCCGGTGGAGGAGCTGGTGCCCGTCCGGCAGGCGGCCGAGCTGGCCGGCCTGGCCGAGGACGAGCTGGCGCGCCCCGCGTTCTTCCCCGCCGACGAGGTGGGCCGGGCGGTGGCCTGGGACCTCGGCCGGGCCGCCACCAGCATCGACGTCTTCTGCGCCTTCCTCAACCCCAAGGCCGTGGACCACTGGATCGGGCCGCTGGCGGAGCGGGCCGCCGCCGGGGTCACGGTGACCGTCCACACCCGGGACCACCGCGGGGACACCCGGGCGAGCTGGCTGGTCGACCGGCTCGGCCGGAGCGGCATCACGGTGCTGCAGCGGGAGCGGATGCACGAGAAGGTGCTGATCGTCGACGACACCGTGCTGTGGCACGGCTCGCTGAACCTGCTGGCGAAGATCGGGCCGACCGACCTGATGATGCGGCTGACGGACCCGGAGTCCTGCCGGCGGGTGCGGCGGATCATGGCGCAGGCCAGGCCGGCGGACGAGAACCGCTGGGAGCGCCCCGGCGGCGCGGACCCGCGGGCCCGCACCGCCGCGCCGCCGGCTCCCGAGGTGGCAGCGGCAACGGCGCGGGCGGTGGCCGGCCCGGTGGCCGGGGCTCCGGCCGGGACCGCACCCGGCGACGTGGTCGACGGGCGGCTCTACCTCAAGGTGCCGTACCAGGAGAAGGACGAGGCCAGGCGCCTGGTCAAGGCCCGCTGGGACGGCAAGCTGAAGCTCTGGTGGGTGGACGCCGCGGGCACGGACCGGGCGGCGGTGCGGCGCTGGCTGCCGTAGCGCCGTCCGGTGGCAGACTCCGGCCCGCCCGGGGAAGGTGGGCGAGGGGGTACCACCAGGGAGAAGAGATGCCTGAAGTCACTGACCCGTACGTGCCCGGCACACCGTGCTGGGTCGACCTGATGGCCGACGACCAGCAGGCGGCCCTCGACTTCTACCGGGACCTGTTCGGCTGGCAGGGCGAGATCGGACCGGCCGAGTTCGGCGGCTACGCGGTGTGCACGCTGAACGGCAAGGCGGTGGCGGGCATCGGCCCGACGATGGCGCCCGAGGGGATGCCCAAGCCGCCGGTCGCCTGGACGACCCACCTGTGCACCGACGACGCGGACGCCGCCCAGCGGGCCGTCACCGAGGCCGGCGGCACCGTGCTGGTGCCGGTGATGGACGTCGGGACCACCGGCCGGATGCAGATCGTGGCCGATCCGACGGGCGCGGTGTTCGGGATCTGGCAGGCGGTGGACTTCGCCGGCGCCGAGATCGTCGGCGAGCCCGGCGCCCTGGTCTGGAACGACCTGCACACCGGTGACCTCCCCGCCGCGACCGCCTTCTACCGGGCGGTCCTGGGCATCGAGGTCACGCCGATGGAGGGCGCCGAGGGCTACTTCTCCCTCAACGTCGGCGGCCGCAGCGTCGGCGGCATGGCGAACCTCGACAACGAACCGCCCGGGACCCCGCCGCACTGGCTGGCGTACTTCGCGGTGGAGAACCCGGACAGCACCGTCGACCAGCTGGTCAAGAAGGGCGGGAAGGCGCTGCTTCCGCCCTTCGACATGGTGGCCGGCCGGATGGCGGTCGTCGCCGACCCGCAGGGAGCGGTCTTCGCGGTGATCGCGCCGCTGCCGATGTAGCGGTGGCTGCCCGGCGGCGGCCGGGAGTGCGGCCGGGAGCGCGGCGAAGCCGCCCGGGCATCGGACCACCGACGCCCGGGCGGCTTCGTGTGATCGCCCTGGGGTGTTCGCCGTAGAACGCTCACCCCATGGCCCTCACTCCGCGCCGAAGCGCTCCCGCCAGGCTTCCAGGTCCTCGTCGGTGATCTTGGCGAAGAGCACCGGCGGCACGGTGAACGGGGTGCCGGCGCCGATGAAGCCGAGCGCGCCGGCCTGCTCGCCGGTCACCCACTCGGCGCCGGCCGCCGGGTCCTGCTCCGGGAGCGCGAACACGCCCCGCATGGTGGCGGCGGTCGACGGGACGAACGGCTCCGAGAGGACCCCGTACAGGTGGATCAGGTTCATCGCGGTCCGCAGCGTCAGGGCGGCCGCCGCCTCGTCGGTGCGGATCTCCAGCCAGGGCGCCTTCGCCTCCAGGTAGGAGTTGCCGGCGCTCCACAGGGCCCGCAGCGCCTGGGCGGCCTTCCGGAACCGCAGGGCCTCCAGGTGCCCCTCGTACTCGGCCAGCAGGCCGGCGATCTCCGCGCCCAGCGCGCGCTCGGCCTCGCCGGCCTCGTTCCCGGCCGGCACGGTGTCGCCGAAGCGCTTGAGGCTGAACGAGAGCACCCGGTTGACGAAGTTGCCGAGGGTGTCGGCGAGGTCCTTGTTCACCGAGGAGGCGAACAGCTCCCAGCTGAAGCTGGTGTCGTCCGACTCCGGGGCGTTGGCCATCAGGAAGTAGCGCCAGTAGTCGGCGGGCAGCAGCTCCAGGGCCGTGTTGGTGAAGATGCCGTGCTGCTGGCTGGTGGAGAACTTCCCGCCGTAGTAGTTCAGCCAGTTGAAGGCCTTGACGTAGTCGACCTTCTTCCAGGGCGCCCGGGTGCCGATGATGGTGGCCGGGAACATCACCGTGTGGAACGGGACGTTGTCCTTGGCCATGAACTCGGTGTACCGGACGTCGTCGGCCTCGTACCACCAGGACTTCCAGTCCCGGGTCTCGTCGGCCGGCGCCGCGTCGGACCATTCCTTCGTCGCGCCGATGTACTCGATCGGGG
The sequence above is a segment of the Kitasatospora sp. NBC_00240 genome. Coding sequences within it:
- a CDS encoding AAA domain-containing protein, with the translated sequence MAEPERPYPTEEFLRACRAEIASARRHDGSPRGTDTVLLHSGRQTGGGELREYVFRCKNWRDTLDGRALLVRPEGSQRDWSPAEVTRGPDGAVRVLTAADLGADRARAELREDDAGNWVALVKRLEAVGGPESRLETAIAGLVLDQGDAAVGQVPDPHRWVAGWHGLQLNDRQRRAVAQALGSRALFLWGPPGTGKTDVVSYIAEGCYRQGHRVLFLAPTNVAVDQALERICELLERESGFDSGLVQRAGKLVVPSLARRFGEQVDEERITARVHAEIDARLARAKPELDDVRAALARHDESLRLTESLDGARTRQREAAVERDAAGHRLLVADAAAAALRLQLAQAPSAQGWGADRKQARLDELRAELAGQIEATEAAARTQRDAAARAARAEAGIPALEAQRQRAVAALTGTPPRAGLEARAKELHQQIQTLDAERRRLQDAVRARCRVLGTTVARAVQSRRLMDEIDVVVIDEAGMVDLPSAWVAAGLAGKRVVVAGDFRQLPAVTKAAGDDADKDQQPHSRQWAARDAFHAAGLVGPDGAARGRDPRLVGLDTQYRMHPAICGLVNAVAYPDAPLRTGRPDGSRLPESPLLPGPLVLLDTSGQRVPGGGAGAHRTNAVHEAVIHELVRGLQYDGVLPARLSAAVEGVPGPGAQLAVIAPYKDQVRRLSEGLRHRFGEEYEGLVDTVHRFQGSQRPLVVIDMVAGAGAKPGYFYEGTGLSSTTTRLLNVAASRAQDHLVVVADVAHLREHLAPHSEALVMLDHLERHAVRLPVEELVPVRQAAELAGLAEDELARPAFFPADEVGRAVAWDLGRAATSIDVFCAFLNPKAVDHWIGPLAERAAAGVTVTVHTRDHRGDTRASWLVDRLGRSGITVLQRERMHEKVLIVDDTVLWHGSLNLLAKIGPTDLMMRLTDPESCRRVRRIMAQARPADENRWERPGGADPRARTAAPPAPEVAAATARAVAGPVAGAPAGTAPGDVVDGRLYLKVPYQEKDEARRLVKARWDGKLKLWWVDAAGTDRAAVRRWLP
- a CDS encoding VOC family protein, with protein sequence MPEVTDPYVPGTPCWVDLMADDQQAALDFYRDLFGWQGEIGPAEFGGYAVCTLNGKAVAGIGPTMAPEGMPKPPVAWTTHLCTDDADAAQRAVTEAGGTVLVPVMDVGTTGRMQIVADPTGAVFGIWQAVDFAGAEIVGEPGALVWNDLHTGDLPAATAFYRAVLGIEVTPMEGAEGYFSLNVGGRSVGGMANLDNEPPGTPPHWLAYFAVENPDSTVDQLVKKGGKALLPPFDMVAGRMAVVADPQGAVFAVIAPLPM
- the metG gene encoding methionine--tRNA ligase; translation: MARHLITSALPYINGIKHLGNMVGSMLPADVYSRYLRRRGHEVLYICATDEHGTPAELAAKAAGLPVDEFCAQQHLAQKAVYDGFELSFDYFGRSSSVQNREITQEFARELHANGFIEERAVRQVYSKADDRFLPDRYIEGTCPHCGYDKARGDQCENCTRLLDPTDLIDARSAVSGSRDLEVRETTHLFLLQSKLESEVAAWIGANGSDWPTLASSIARKWLTEGLADRAITRDLDWGVPVPGDVWPELAAAGKVFYVWFDAPIEYIGATKEWSDAAPADETRDWKSWWYEADDVRYTEFMAKDNVPFHTVMFPATIIGTRAPWKKVDYVKAFNWLNYYGGKFSTSQQHGIFTNTALELLPADYWRYFLMANAPESDDTSFSWELFASSVNKDLADTLGNFVNRVLSFSLKRFGDTVPAGNEAGEAERALGAEIAGLLAEYEGHLEALRFRKAAQALRALWSAGNSYLEAKAPWLEIRTDEAAAALTLRTAMNLIHLYGVLSEPFVPSTAATMRGVFALPEQDPAAGAEWVTGEQAGALGFIGAGTPFTVPPVLFAKITDEDLEAWRERFGAE